CGGCCTGCGGCCCAACGACTTCGGCCCCGATCCGCTGCCGGCGTGGATCGGCCGCGTGGACGGCCTCGAGGACGAAGCGCTGCCCTCCGAACTCGCCGACTGGGACTGCCGCAACAACCGGCTGGCCTGGATGGCGCTGCAGCAGGACGGGCTGATGGACGCCGTGGCCCGCGTGCGCGAGCGCCACGGCGCCGAACGCGTGGCGGTGGTGATCGGGACCTCGACGTCCAGCATCGGCGCCAGCGAAGAGGCGTATTCGCGGCTGGAGCCGGGCGCCGACGGCGACCCGCGCTTTCCCGCCGATCTCGCGCGCCCGATCGTGCACACGCCGCACTCGCTGGGCGATTTCGTCCAGGCCGCCACCGGCCTGCGCGGGCCCTGCGTGACCGTGGCCACGGCCTGCTCGTCGAGCGCCAAGGTGTTCGCGCAGGCGGCCCGCCTGGTCCAGGCCGGCCTGGTCGACGCGGCCCTGGTCGGCGGCGTCGACACCCTGTGCGGCAGCGTGCTGTTCGGCTTCAATTCGCTGGGCCTGGTCTCCGCGCAGCCGTGCCGCCCCTTCGACCGCGACCGCGACGGTCTGTCGCTGGGCGAGGCCGGCGGCTTCGCCCTGCTCGAGCGCGCGACGGACGGCGACGGTGGCCTGCAGCTGTGCGGCTACGGCGAATCCAGCGATGCGCACCACATGTCCGCGCCGCATCCCGAAGGCCTGGGTGCCACGCTGGCGATGCGTGACGCGCTTGCGCGCGCCGGCATCGCGCCGGCCGACGTCGGCTACCTCAACCTCCACGGCACGTCGACCCCGGCCAACGACGCGGTCGAGGGCGCGGCGGTCGCGGCCCTGTTCCCGGCGACGCTGCACGCCAGCTCGACCAAGGGCTGGACCGGGCACACGCTGGGCGCGGCGGGCATCGTGGAATCGGTGTTCGCACTGATCGCGCTCGAGCATGGCCTGCTGCCGGGCATCCTGCACAGCGAAACCCCCGACCCGGCCTGCGGGCCGCAGATCCGTTTCGACAATGCCGATGCCGACATCCGCTATGCGATGAACAACTCCTTCGGCTTCGGCGGCAACAACGCCTCCCTGGTCTTCGGCCGCGCATGAACACCCTCGCCGCCCGCATCGAAGGCATCGGTTTCTGGGCCCCGGGCCTGCCGTCGTGGGACGCCGCACGCGCCCACGTGCGCGAGGCCACCCCGCCCGGCGACACCGCCAGGCCTTCGCCGAAGCTGCTCGCGCCCAACGAGCGCCGGCGCGCGCCGCCGTCCGTGTCGGTGGCGCTCGAGGTTGCGCTGGCCGCATGCGAGGCCGCGGGCCGCGATCCCGCGGCGCTGCCCTCGGTGTTCGCCTCGACCCATGGCGACCTGGCGATCACCGACTACATGTGCGCGACGCTTGCCGACGACCCGCGCGCGATCTCGCCGACCAAGTTCCACAACTCCGTGCACAACGCCGCGGCCGGCTACTGGACAATCGGCGCCGGCTGCCTGCGCCCGGCGACCGCGCTCAGCGCGCACCGGGCCAGCTTCGCCCAGGGCCTGATCGAGGCGCTCGCGCAGCTGGCCTGCGGCGACGAGGCCGTGCTGCTGGCCGCCTACGACACCGAGGGCACCGGTCCGCTGGGCGCGATCTCCGAGAGCCACGGGCTGCTGGGCGGTGCGCTGGTGCTGGCCGCCTGCCCGGAATCGGGCCTGCGAGAGGCCGGCGACGGCGTCCTGCTGCGCGCCACCCTGGTCGACGCCGATGCCCCCACCCGGCACGGTCCGCTCGCGCGCCACGGCGCCGGCAACGCGATGGCGCCGATGCTGCCGCTGTTCGACGCCCTGGCCGGTCGCGGCGACCTCGCGCTGCTGCATGCCGGCCATGGCCGCACGCTGCGGGTGGAACTCGCGCATGGCTGAGCACGCGCCGCTGCGCCCCGAGGACGTCGCCCTGGTGATCCCGGCGCTGAACGAGTCGCTGCGCATCCGCGGCGTGGTCGAAGGCGCGCTGGCCCAGGTGCCGAACGTGATCGTGGTCGATGACGGCTCCGACGACGATACCGTCGCGCGGATCGCCGACCTGCCCGTGCGCGTGGTCCGGCACGCCCGGCGGATGGGCAAGGGCGCGGCGCTGCGCAGCGGCTTCGCCGAGGCCGAACGCCTGGGCGCGCGCGCCGTCGCCACCATGGACGGCGACGGCCAGCACGACGCCGCCGACATCCCGCGGCTGATCGCGGCGGCCAACCGGCATCCCGGCTGCGTGGTCATCGGCGCGCGGCTGCGCAAGCGCGCCGCGCAGCCGCCGCACCGCCGCCTGGGCAACGACTTCGGCGACTGGGGCATCAGCTGGGGCTGCGGCTTCCGCGTCGTCGACAGCCAGAGCGGGCAGCGCCTGTACCCGCGCGAGGTGTTCACCCTGCGCGACATCCCCGGCGAGGGCTTCGCGTTCGAGGCGCAGATGCTGATCTCCGCCGCCCGCGACGCCGGTGCGCGCGTGGTCGCGGTGCCGATTGAAACCCGCTATGCGGGCCACGCGCCCGGCCTCGAGTTCCGCAAGAGCCACTTCCGCCTGTTCCGCGACCTGTGGGCGATCACCTCGCACGTGGTCGGCCAGGTCCTGGGCCATGGCGACTTCATCGCGCAATACGCGCGCACCCGCGGCAACCCGCCGGTCATCGACGACGACCGCGACGGCCCGCTCGCCGTGGACACCGGGACGCATCTCGAACAGGCCAAGGGAGGCCACGGTTGATGGACAACGCGCAGCGCGTCGACGTGGCGATCCTCGGTGGCGGACTGGCGGGGCTGACCCTCGCCCTGCAGCTCCGCCAGGCGGATCCGGCCCTGGCCATCACGATCTTCGAGCGGCGCAGCCATCCGGCGCCCGAAGCCGCGTTCAAGGTCGGCGAATCCACGGTCGAGATCGGCGCGCACTACTTCTCCCACGTGCTGGGCCTGCGCGAGCACCTCGACCAGGAACAGATCCGCAAGTTCGGCTTCCGCTTCTTCTTCTCCGATGGCCGCGACGACATCGACCGCTGCACCGAGATCGGCGTCAGCCGGCTGCTGCCGACGCCGTCGTGGCAGATCGACCGCGGCCGCTTCGAAACCATGCTCGGCGAACGCGCGCGCGCCCAGGGCATCGATTTCCGCGATGGCGCGATGGTGCGCGGCGTCGAGCTCGCCGACGGCGATCGCGACCACTGCGTCACCTGGTCGCGGGGCGACGCGCAGGGCACGCTGGACGCCCGCTGGGTGGTCGATGCCAGCGGGCGCGCCGGCGTGCTCAAGCGCAAGCTCGGACTGGCCGAGGCCAACGAGCACGACGCCAATGCGGTCTGGTGGCGCGTGGAGGGCCTGGTCGATCCCAACGACTGGTCCGACGATGCCGCCTGGGTCGGCCGCTGCACGCCGCCCGACCGCTGGCGCTCGACCAACCACATGTGCGGCAAAGGCTACTGGTTCTGGCTGATCCCGCTGGCGTCCGGCGCGCACTCGCTGGGCATCGTCTGCGACGCGGTCCTGCACCCGCTCGACACCATGGACAGCCATGACAAGGCCATGGACTGGCTGCGCCGGCACCAGCCGCGCGTGGCCGCGTCGCTCGAGGGCCACGCGGTCATGGACTTCCGCTTCCTGCGCCACTTCTCCCACGGCTGCCGCCAGGTGTTCGGCGACCGCTGGGCGCTGACCGGCGAGGCGGGGCTGTTCCTCGACCCGTTCTACTCGCCGGGCAGCGACTTCATCGCGATCTCCAACACCTACATCACCGACCTGGTGCTGCGCGACCGCGCCGGCACCCAGTTCGCGCCGCATGCCGCGCTGTACGAGCAGCTCTACGTCTCGTTCTACGCCAACACCATGACGCTGTACCAGGACCAGTACGCGCTGTTCGGCGACGAACAGGTCATGCCGGTCAAGGTGATCTGGGACTACACCTTCTACTGGGCGCTGCTGGCGCCGGTGTACTTCGCCGGGCGCATCGCCGACATCGCCATGTACGGACGGCTGCGCGGGCTGCTCGAGCGCGGCAGCGCGCTCAACGCCGGCATGCAGTCCCTGCTGCGCGAGTGGGGCGTGCGCAACGACGCGCAGGCCACCGCCCCGGCGTCGGGCCGCGTGCTCGACCAGTACGGCATCGACTGGTTCCACGAGCTCAACCGCCAGCTGCGCGACGAGGCCGACGACGCCGCGTTCGACGCGCGGATCGCCGCCAACGTGGCGCGGATGGACGCGCTGGCCGCGGAGATCCTCGGCCGCGCACGCGACGTGCATCCCGAGATCGGCGACCACGGCCTCGACGCGCTGCTGGCCGGCGACGCGCCGCCGCCTTCGCTCGACGCCGTCTGGTACGCCGCCGCCTGACCTGCCTGGAATCCCGATGCAACACAGCCCCCTGCTGCTGCAGCTCGTCATCATCCTCGCCACTGCCCGGGCCTGCGGGCTGCTGCTGCGCTACGTCGGCCAGCCGCCGGTGATCGGCGAGATGGCCGCGGGCATCATCCTCGGCCCGATCGTGTTCGGGGCCTGGTTCCCCGGGTTCCACGCCGCGGTGTTCGCGCCGGCTTCGCTGCCCGGGCTGGCTTCGCTGGCCGAACTCGGGCTGGTGCTCTTCATGTTCATCGTCGGCGTCGAGCTGCGCGCACCCAACGGCGTGCGTGCGCAGCTGAAATCGGCCGGCCTGGTGGGCGTGGCCAGCGTGCTGGTGCCGATGGGCCTGGGCTTCGCGGTGTCGCCGCTGCTGCACCCGTACGCGCCCGAAGGCGTGGCGCTGGCGCCGTTCGGACTGTTCATGGCGGCGGCGATGTCGATCACCGCCTTCCCGATCCTGGCGCGCATCCTCAAGGAACGCGCCATGACGCATACGCCGCTGGGGCGGCTGGCGCTGAGCGGCGCGGCGATCGCCGACGTGCTGGCCTGGATCATGCTGGCCCTGGTGGTGGCGCTGGTCGGCGCCGGCACCGGCTACGGTGGCTTCGTGCGCGCGACCGCGGGGCTGGCGCTGCTGGCGGTCGTGGTGTTCGTCGTGCTGCGCCCGCTCTATGGCTGGCTGCTGTGCCGCTTCGCCGCCGACGGGGTGCCGTCGCTGATGGTGCTGGCGGCGCTGCTGATCGGCGCCTTCGCCTGTTCCGCGGTCACCGAGTGGCTGGGCGTGCACGCGGTGTTCGGCGCCTTCCTGTTCGGCGCCTGCCTGCCGCGCGACGACCGCCTGCTGAAGTCGCTGATCGAGCGCGTGGAGTTCCTGGCCATCGTGGTGCTGATGCCGATCTTCTTCGCGCTGGCTGGCCTGAGCACG
The sequence above is a segment of the Luteimonas sp. MC1750 genome. Coding sequences within it:
- a CDS encoding glycosyltransferase family 2 protein, which codes for MAEHAPLRPEDVALVIPALNESLRIRGVVEGALAQVPNVIVVDDGSDDDTVARIADLPVRVVRHARRMGKGAALRSGFAEAERLGARAVATMDGDGQHDAADIPRLIAAANRHPGCVVIGARLRKRAAQPPHRRLGNDFGDWGISWGCGFRVVDSQSGQRLYPREVFTLRDIPGEGFAFEAQMLISAARDAGARVVAVPIETRYAGHAPGLEFRKSHFRLFRDLWAITSHVVGQVLGHGDFIAQYARTRGNPPVIDDDRDGPLAVDTGTHLEQAKGGHG
- a CDS encoding beta-ketoacyl synthase chain length factor; amino-acid sequence: MNTLAARIEGIGFWAPGLPSWDAARAHVREATPPGDTARPSPKLLAPNERRRAPPSVSVALEVALAACEAAGRDPAALPSVFASTHGDLAITDYMCATLADDPRAISPTKFHNSVHNAAAGYWTIGAGCLRPATALSAHRASFAQGLIEALAQLACGDEAVLLAAYDTEGTGPLGAISESHGLLGGALVLAACPESGLREAGDGVLLRATLVDADAPTRHGPLARHGAGNAMAPMLPLFDALAGRGDLALLHAGHGRTLRVELAHG
- a CDS encoding beta-ketoacyl-[acyl-carrier-protein] synthase family protein; this encodes MPALAITAHTATTALGRGLAAQVEALRHRRGGLRPNDFGPDPLPAWIGRVDGLEDEALPSELADWDCRNNRLAWMALQQDGLMDAVARVRERHGAERVAVVIGTSTSSIGASEEAYSRLEPGADGDPRFPADLARPIVHTPHSLGDFVQAATGLRGPCVTVATACSSSAKVFAQAARLVQAGLVDAALVGGVDTLCGSVLFGFNSLGLVSAQPCRPFDRDRDGLSLGEAGGFALLERATDGDGGLQLCGYGESSDAHHMSAPHPEGLGATLAMRDALARAGIAPADVGYLNLHGTSTPANDAVEGAAVAALFPATLHASSTKGWTGHTLGAAGIVESVFALIALEHGLLPGILHSETPDPACGPQIRFDNADADIRYAMNNSFGFGGNNASLVFGRA
- a CDS encoding cation:proton antiporter, translated to MQHSPLLLQLVIILATARACGLLLRYVGQPPVIGEMAAGIILGPIVFGAWFPGFHAAVFAPASLPGLASLAELGLVLFMFIVGVELRAPNGVRAQLKSAGLVGVASVLVPMGLGFAVSPLLHPYAPEGVALAPFGLFMAAAMSITAFPILARILKERAMTHTPLGRLALSGAAIADVLAWIMLALVVALVGAGTGYGGFVRATAGLALLAVVVFVVLRPLYGWLLCRFAADGVPSLMVLAALLIGAFACSAVTEWLGVHAVFGAFLFGACLPRDDRLLKSLIERVEFLAIVVLMPIFFALAGLSTTRDAFAGAALGAMALILVVAVVGKVLGGAIGARLSGHGWRESFAVGSLMNARALMELIVMKVGLDAGIIGPDLFTMLLVMAILTTVMTGPLLTLCLGRRAPGVIPGPATDAVPSQASGAVAAEAPAPDRS
- a CDS encoding tryptophan 7-halogenase — encoded protein: MDNAQRVDVAILGGGLAGLTLALQLRQADPALAITIFERRSHPAPEAAFKVGESTVEIGAHYFSHVLGLREHLDQEQIRKFGFRFFFSDGRDDIDRCTEIGVSRLLPTPSWQIDRGRFETMLGERARAQGIDFRDGAMVRGVELADGDRDHCVTWSRGDAQGTLDARWVVDASGRAGVLKRKLGLAEANEHDANAVWWRVEGLVDPNDWSDDAAWVGRCTPPDRWRSTNHMCGKGYWFWLIPLASGAHSLGIVCDAVLHPLDTMDSHDKAMDWLRRHQPRVAASLEGHAVMDFRFLRHFSHGCRQVFGDRWALTGEAGLFLDPFYSPGSDFIAISNTYITDLVLRDRAGTQFAPHAALYEQLYVSFYANTMTLYQDQYALFGDEQVMPVKVIWDYTFYWALLAPVYFAGRIADIAMYGRLRGLLERGSALNAGMQSLLREWGVRNDAQATAPASGRVLDQYGIDWFHELNRQLRDEADDAAFDARIAANVARMDALAAEILGRARDVHPEIGDHGLDALLAGDAPPPSLDAVWYAAA